GAATCTCGTGTCACTGCCCCAAGGCCTGTGTCAGACATCCACCTTTTGATTTGATTAAAAAGAAAGCCAGCAAAGTCAAAAGGAGGACACTTGCTAGAAATCACTTCCTCATATGCCTTTTCATAGCAAAAAAGAATTAGGGTTTTTTCATTAACAAGTTACTATAAATTGAGAATTATGGTTGGTTCATATCAACAATTTGATTACTTCCGGTAATAATCCTCAAGTGAAGGGAGGACCTAAGATACATTACCAAATATGGAGAATAAGGTAACGATATCTAGTAGGATGGATTTGCTCCAAATGGATAGAGTTTGTTCTCGTTCAACTCATTCTTGCGCGGAGTGAGTAAGCAAGAGATCAAATGAGAGCGAGAGAATGAAGAAAGAGTCATAAAGGTGGAATGGGTCAAAGTAAGTTGTGAACCCATTTAatacttatattattttttattttaccatttttttatcCATATATGAACATTTTACTAAATATAATTAGTCCATGTAACTACCAATCCATTAAATATGGGTTAAACAAGAttttatgactcattttgacGAACCTAGTTTCAGTTCGTATAAAACAATAATAGTTTTAGAATTACAATAATGACAATCATGGCAAAGTTTAAAATATGAGATAGAAGGATAgtggagaaagaaaatatataatatgaaaacGATATATATATCCTTCACGTGAGTGCGTAaggaaaaattaacaaagattCCCATACGCGCCTTTTCACAAAAAGATGTTTTTTCGCAAAtagttttgtttttatctttgggTAATAGAGAATGGACGATGAAGATTACAAGTCAAAGTGAGTGTAGACCCACGAGAGCACAGAATCGTGGACCGACGGTGACGCCAGCTTCGGCCTCAGTCCGAGACGAGCGAAGccagcttttttttttgcctatttATACACTCCCCATCCGCTCCAGCAGTTCCGTGTACCTTCTTCACGCACACCTCCTCTCGTTTCTTCTCCACTTGTTATCCAATCACTTGTATAATCGCAAACAAGAACTCTCTCTGGTGGGGAAGATGGAGATGGCTGACCAGAAGACCGTGGCCAAAAGTGCCGTCTCCGACAACGGCCTCCGACCGAAGTCGATCGAGGACTTCGATCCTCCGGCGAGGCCGCGACGGAACAAGTACGCCATGGCCTGCGCTACCTTGGCCTCCACGACCTCCATTTTGCTGGGTTATGGTCaatcccatctctctctctctctctctctctctctctcaatctggAGCGGAGCTTACGATGTTGTGAGGCGTGGGGAGGCTCACCATGGTCGTTGCCCACGAAATTTTGGACCCGTTAAAGCACATATATctctgaaaaatattatttgtgaATTAACTTGCAAACTGTGAATAATAATGATAGATCTATCGCAAAGGTCATTCGTTTGATGGATaaggaatgaaaaaaaaaattattttttattttttcacgtACTCGCATCTATTCGGATAAATGATTTCGAATGACATCATcaacttgctttctttttctaagcCAACCAAATTAACATGTCCATCATGCttattatttatcattattatcgtcttattaataatatatatatatatatatatatatatatataaaggaaaatcaatttgaagaaacGGGGAGGAGAAAAGGTCATgagatttaatttttctattattctctcaatttcttgtaaataatttttttttaaaatttttttgacagACATAGAGGTGATGAGTGGGGCAATCATTTACATAAAAGAAGACTTGAAGATAAGTGATGTGGAGGTGGAGATCTTGACGGGGATCCTCGCCGTGTACTCGCTACTTGGTTCACCGATGGCGGGGCGAACCTCCGATTGGATTGGCCGCCGCTACACCATCGTGTTGGCCGGGGCCATCTTCTTTGCGGGGGCCCTTCTCATGGGCTTCGCCCCCAACTACGCCTTCCTCATGTTCGGCCGCTTCGTCGCCGGCATCGGGGTCGGCTACGCCCTCATGATCGCCCCTGTCTACACCGCTGAGGTCTCCCCTGCCTCCACTCGCGGCTTCCTCAACTCCTTCCCTGAGGTactaactcatttttttttttatttggctcCCCCTAAATTGGTAGcatctttctcatttttgtctttttcatttttcatcaattttgtttttttaatgttgCATGTGCAGTCTTCTTGCTatgggaaaaattaaaaaaattagaatggTGATTCACGTTTATggcttatttttctcgtttagaACTTTTTGTTATTACGGCCGCCAACATGGAGCCCACTGGTATGAATGGATGTCATTTTGGTGGTTTAGGTATTCATCAACATCGGCATCCTCCTCGGCTACATCTCCAACTATGCCTTCTCCAAGCTCCGCCTCAGCCTCGGGTGGCGTATGATGCTTGGTGTGGGAGCAATCCCCTCCGTCCTCCTTGCCTTCGGGGTCCTCGCCATGCCGGAGTCCCCTCGGTGGCTCATCATGCAAGGCCGCTTGGGTGATGCGAAGACCGTCCTAGCCAGGACCTCTGACTCCAAGGAGGAGGCGGCGCTCCGGCTCGCGGACATCAAGGAGGCTGCTGGCATCCCCGAGGAGTGCAACGACGATGTTATCAAGGTCACAAAGCGGAGCACCGGGGAGGGTGTGTGGCGTGATCTCCTCCTCCACCCAACGCCGTCCGTTCGCCACATCCTCATTTGTGCCGTTGGCATCCACTTCTTCCAACAGGCTTCTGGCATTGACGCTGTTGTCCTCTATAGTCCTCGCATTTTTGAGAAGGTCGGCATCACCTCCTCCAACAAAATGCTCGTTGCCACCATTGCGGTCAGCGTCGTAAAGACAATGTTCATTCTCGTCGCCACCTTCCTCCTTGACCGAATCGGAAGGCGGCCGTTGCTACTGAGCAGCGTTGGCGGGATGATCATCTCACTCGGCTCCCTCGGAGTGTGCCTCACAATCATCAACCATAGCCAAACGAAACTCATGTGGGCGGTGGTTATGTGCATTGCGTCGGTGTTGTCCTACGTGGCTTTCTTCTCCATCGGGATGGGGCCAATCACGTGGGTGTACAGCTCGGAGATCTTTCCACTAAGGCTCCGGGCGCAGGGGTGCGCGATCGGTGTCGCCATGAACCGGGTGACAAGTGGAGTGTCAGCGATGTCGTTTATATCGCTATACGACGCGATCAGCATCGGCGGGGCCTTTTTCCTGTTCATGGCAGTCGCGTGTGCCGCATGGTTGTTCTTCTACATACTAATGCCGGAGACGCAGGGGCGAACGCTAGAGGAGATGGGGCAGTTCTTTGGTAATTACACCAAGTGGAGGTCCGTGGCAAGGGAGATTGACATACAAAGGAATAAAGAGGTGGTCAACGGCAACGGAGGCAATGGCGAGGGCCAATTAGGGAAATGATTATAAAGGCAGGGTTACATCCGGTGGAAATGGATGCCTTTGTTAGGGTTTTTATAGTAATTACACGTAATGTGAtttggtttgataattgctGACGTGGATAATGCCGGAAAGGGTTGCTCCTTGTTTGGcattttaaagaaacaaaaacgaATTACTATGATgaatttcaaaagaagaagCCGAGAGAAATTCCTTGGTTCTTAGTCGTCtactctttttcctttaataCAGTGGTTGGGACTTTTGTTTTCACCACCAATTTGGATCTTTACTTAGATAATTTACGGAGGTTATCATCTGGACCTCTTCTGTCAAAATCGAATTTATCATCAATAGATGGATCCAATGGAACAACATCAATTTCAACTCATTTCATTTAATAGTGAATATTACCCTCGGTATCTCAAGTTCGGAACTTGGGTGGTTCTTATCGTGCGAAAGTCGGTACCGCTATGCcaaatctaaatttattcttGTCATCAAATGTAGAAGCTATGAATTGTGTTGTAACTTCCTTTCACTGGTAGACTACCTTTTTTTTTGCCGCACTTAAATGAATCcacatataaaattttcaactttacGATGAATTTAGGTTATATTCCAAGTAAGGCTATGTCACACCCAACGACAATTTCATATTCGttcataaacaaatgaaatgaaattgacataattcatagattgaataagaaaaaaggggaTTGATGATCACTACACAAATTATCACGTAAGATACAATAGATGTTGGATAAATCTATCCATCGATTAAGCTTTTAAAAATAGCTAGGATAATGTCATTCTCTAACCGATGAATAtagttaaatatatatatatcgagaAAAagcaaacttttctttttggcgcCCCCCGCGGTGGCGAGGACAGAGAGAAGTCAAGTAAATATGTAGTcttataataaatcaaaagtacaTCGTTGGCTGAGTTGCTCATCGTGGCACAAAGCACAAAGCAAAGGAGCAAACATTCACTGATCAAACTCCTGTTgcaatttctattttgaggTTCAAGACATTATTTAGTCCAATTTTGCTCTTTTGAGACATTCCACTATAAAATGAAGAACGATTAAAATCCGTAAAAGTTTTTGATATTGTTCAATCTTACTAATTTTATGATCTTGAATTATAATCTTATCACGATTTAAATCTCGATCCtatctaaaagaaaatttgaagtggATGGGAGTGTCTAGATAATGGAGGTTCAAAATCCTATAAATTCATGAAAAGTGTGGATGACATATTACAATGTCTTAATTTGGTAAGTCCTACATCTTTCACTAAGGCTTGAAAATTTTTACTGGCTACATGTATACTTATGCATTTAATTTGGTTGGTTGATGTTTCCAAACACCGCGATGTTAATTGACTAGATTAATGGGCACATCTAGGTATAGGAATGAAAATAGTCGTTACGTTCAATATGACAACTTCCATTTATTTCACTTTCTTCTACTTGTTctggtcctttttcttttttgtcccaCTTGATaggggaaaattatttttttaaatgatgtaCGGTACAATATTATATCATAGAATATCCGGTCTCACAAGAATTTCGACACAAAATATATGAGAGGGAACAGGGTGCTCTCATCTGATTTTAATGATAGGGTGGTCATGTTGctcattcaaaataaataaataaagaaaataaagaaaaacttttCAGCTGCACTTTCGAAAATCATGTGGTGGTCGTGCTTCTAAGAAAAGGGTCCACTGCTGAGTGATTGAAATGGTGGGGGATTGCTTATGGAGAAGATTTAAAGAGGGCATGAACACATTTCAATCGATGCACTGTCCTAATTATTGATGTGGGGAGGGCCTGATTTCTTGCTCTAGTCCCTGTCGGTGGCACTGCTCTCAGCCATCaacctttccctttttttgtcttatttccTAATTTCCATTGTTTAATTTGAGGTTCCTAATTCTCAAAATAGTAGAACCACCAAAATTTCACGCTCaaaaagaactttttctttatgCACAGTTTAACGAGCAGGGccagaaaaaggcaaaaaaaaaataaaaaaatcaagatgtgGCACAGAATTCGTATGGTACATCAATCA
This Eucalyptus grandis isolate ANBG69807.140 chromosome 7, ASM1654582v1, whole genome shotgun sequence DNA region includes the following protein-coding sequences:
- the LOC104452644 gene encoding polyol transporter 5, with translation MEMADQKTVAKSAVSDNGLRPKSIEDFDPPARPRRNKYAMACATLASTTSILLGYDIEVMSGAIIYIKEDLKISDVEVEILTGILAVYSLLGSPMAGRTSDWIGRRYTIVLAGAIFFAGALLMGFAPNYAFLMFGRFVAGIGVGYALMIAPVYTAEVSPASTRGFLNSFPEVFINIGILLGYISNYAFSKLRLSLGWRMMLGVGAIPSVLLAFGVLAMPESPRWLIMQGRLGDAKTVLARTSDSKEEAALRLADIKEAAGIPEECNDDVIKVTKRSTGEGVWRDLLLHPTPSVRHILICAVGIHFFQQASGIDAVVLYSPRIFEKVGITSSNKMLVATIAVSVVKTMFILVATFLLDRIGRRPLLLSSVGGMIISLGSLGVCLTIINHSQTKLMWAVVMCIASVLSYVAFFSIGMGPITWVYSSEIFPLRLRAQGCAIGVAMNRVTSGVSAMSFISLYDAISIGGAFFLFMAVACAAWLFFYILMPETQGRTLEEMGQFFGNYTKWRSVAREIDIQRNKEVVNGNGGNGEGQLGK